A single Bacillus sp. OxB-1 DNA region contains:
- a CDS encoding AMP-binding protein, translating into MITSTYARHAEAHPDKIAIHTAGEQITYRAWHELVCRTANWFSEKIEGRGKVGLFVPNGIPFLQLFAGAAMAGQIAVPFDVKWKANELQQRLDLAKPSFLITTKRLASRFHGTDTEVFFWEEIVEEIQRAVNSWNEEEDEERLFYMGFTSGTTGRPKAFVRSDRSWVQSFSSSQYDFQLNGMDEVLIPGALVHSHFLYGAICGLYFGSSVYILETFSPVTALQRINDYPISVLYVVPTMVEAMAANGTRMVKHLTIISSGAKWNEHSKEKIHSQFPNITMYEFYGSSETSFITYSNNESNRKKPASVGEACKHVELQIRDADGRVVETGCVGKVYVRSPFLFSGYIQPPHDELRSIEDEAGWITVDDIGYLDEEGFLYLNGRENSMIICGGENVYPEEIEAILHAHPGVEEAAVIGVEDSYWGQVPVAFIRGDASKQQLQKHCLAHLSTFKCPRRWQFIDQFPYTTSGKIERHRLRQLLPGEAMEH; encoded by the coding sequence TTGATTACGAGTACATACGCGCGCCATGCTGAGGCGCATCCTGATAAGATAGCCATCCATACGGCGGGAGAGCAAATTACGTATCGCGCGTGGCATGAACTGGTTTGCCGAACAGCTAATTGGTTTTCTGAAAAGATCGAAGGGCGGGGCAAAGTCGGCCTTTTCGTGCCCAATGGAATCCCCTTCTTACAATTGTTTGCAGGGGCGGCAATGGCGGGTCAAATCGCAGTTCCCTTCGACGTCAAATGGAAGGCGAATGAATTGCAGCAACGCCTCGATTTAGCAAAACCCTCTTTTTTAATTACAACGAAACGTTTGGCTAGCCGATTCCATGGAACGGATACCGAAGTCTTCTTCTGGGAAGAAATCGTTGAGGAGATTCAGCGGGCGGTGAATTCGTGGAATGAAGAAGAGGACGAGGAACGGTTGTTTTACATGGGCTTCACGTCTGGCACGACAGGTCGGCCGAAAGCGTTTGTCAGGTCGGATCGATCGTGGGTGCAGAGTTTTTCAAGCAGTCAATACGACTTTCAGTTGAATGGGATGGATGAAGTGCTCATTCCGGGAGCGCTTGTCCATTCCCATTTTTTATATGGGGCGATTTGTGGACTGTATTTTGGTAGTTCGGTATACATATTGGAGACGTTTTCGCCGGTGACCGCATTGCAGCGGATAAACGATTACCCTATTTCTGTATTGTATGTCGTGCCGACGATGGTGGAGGCGATGGCTGCCAACGGAACACGTATGGTGAAGCATCTGACGATCATTTCATCTGGTGCAAAATGGAATGAGCATTCCAAGGAGAAGATTCATTCTCAGTTCCCGAATATTACGATGTATGAGTTTTACGGTTCGAGCGAGACGAGCTTCATTACCTATTCCAATAATGAATCGAATCGCAAGAAGCCGGCTTCTGTCGGTGAAGCTTGTAAACATGTAGAACTCCAAATTCGGGATGCCGATGGAAGAGTAGTCGAAACCGGGTGCGTCGGCAAAGTTTATGTCAGGAGTCCATTCCTCTTTTCAGGATATATCCAGCCGCCTCATGATGAATTGCGGTCCATTGAAGATGAAGCGGGCTGGATCACTGTGGATGATATCGGCTATTTGGATGAAGAAGGATTTCTTTATCTGAACGGACGTGAAAACAGCATGATCATTTGCGGAGGGGAGAATGTGTATCCGGAAGAGATTGAGGCGATTTTGCACGCCCATCCTGGGGTGGAGGAAGCGGCGGTAATCGGCGTGGAGGATTCGTATTGGGGGCAAGTGCCTGTCGCATTTATTCGCGGAGATGCTTCGAAACAGCAACTGCAAAAACATTGCCTTGCGCATCTATCCACATTCAAATGCCCGCGGCGCTGGCAATTCATCGACCAATTCCCTTATACGACGAGCGGGAAAATTGAACGGCATCGATTACGGCAATTGTTGCCGGGGGAGGCGATGGAACATTAA
- a CDS encoding biotin transporter BioY: MNVRDMTNVALFAAVMGVLGLMPPIPIGVMPVPITLQTLGVLLAGGLLGARLGAMSQIVFLLVVAAGLPLLSGGRGGLGVFVGPSAGYLLSWPVTAFCIGAIQARFSKIQLWNVLPLNLTVGIFLIYAIGVPVQAFVMELGIMDVAKASLLFLPGDALKATIASLLIVQLQKYPVFNRRMIHS; encoded by the coding sequence ATGAATGTGAGAGACATGACGAATGTGGCGTTGTTTGCAGCGGTGATGGGGGTGTTGGGGCTGATGCCGCCGATTCCAATTGGGGTGATGCCTGTGCCGATTACGCTGCAAACGTTAGGAGTGCTGTTGGCTGGGGGCTTGCTAGGGGCCCGGCTCGGAGCGATGAGCCAAATCGTCTTTTTGCTAGTTGTCGCGGCGGGACTGCCGCTGTTATCCGGCGGTCGGGGAGGATTGGGTGTTTTTGTAGGTCCAAGTGCGGGGTATTTATTGTCCTGGCCTGTGACGGCTTTTTGTATCGGGGCGATTCAGGCGCGCTTTTCGAAAATCCAGTTATGGAACGTGCTGCCGTTGAATCTCACGGTCGGTATTTTCCTTATTTATGCTATCGGGGTGCCTGTACAGGCATTTGTGATGGAGCTTGGGATCATGGATGTGGCGAAAGCGAGTTTGCTATTTTTGCCTGGGGATGCCCTGAAAGCAACCATCGCTTCCTTACTGATTGTCCAATTGCAGAAGTATCCGGTATTCAACCGACGTATGATTCATAGTTAA